The Microbulbifer hydrolyticus genome has a segment encoding these proteins:
- a CDS encoding helix-turn-helix domain-containing protein, whose translation MSKFGETLRNLRVAQDLGLREAAVKAGISPAYLSRIERGKEGPPSPEVIKHLARVMAADPDVLFRLSSSTDPEMVSYINEQPILMSLLRYIQDSGFSEAEIKKLLKSAEKIKKTSE comes from the coding sequence ATGAGTAAATTTGGTGAAACTTTGCGCAATCTGAGGGTGGCGCAAGACTTGGGGTTGCGGGAGGCTGCTGTTAAAGCAGGGATCTCGCCTGCCTATTTGAGCAGGATTGAGCGAGGTAAAGAGGGGCCGCCGAGCCCAGAAGTTATCAAGCATTTGGCTCGGGTAATGGCTGCAGACCCCGATGTCCTGTTCCGTCTATCCTCTTCAACTGACCCTGAAATGGTCAGTTACATTAATGAGCAGCCCATATTGATGTCTCTCTTACGCTATATCCAGGACTCGGGGTTCAGTGAGGCTGAAATTAAAAAATTGCTTAAGTCAGCAGAAAAAATAAAGAAAACTAGCGAGTAG
- a CDS encoding DEAD/DEAH box helicase family protein produces MSNSQVARHRDYVEKLLHENVFGHQRRAAKNTFSALGPDCRSVIMAAEMQSGKSGVALALACLQRNSLSDSDIVDQSKLRDTMYVLTMPNTDLLAQAKEDLKPCMNAVVTNLVHFENDLEKYFIRHDPKLIIIDECHYGSGESAVRYEKLFEYVEKKNRECSIVFISATPLSALLAAENEAVLRKDLNTKLVFHKASDEYLGITNMLNQGQVISLNGRNRNLLNKSPARDKFLSHVKDSKSEGWALIRVPSGAAMDAKKMLIKEGFEAENIFILGSSLSGVPANELIDIDQFKIHCQQGMLFGKKVIAITVAGVRAGINFGQEMKENLLASWDSTVSSVAAIVQANIGRACGYHGNSNALHFTNMSGVKAYARIVAFLEENCTTHATDDMEGLRDEFERICADNDIRGLDAGARINKGRSRKGNKSLSEYKAYHTDSYLVVPGRLTEDFDYSQYTDDPEYLESIKVVRDTLISGGLMVKSSRSLPPGSNSIANWVNGDTFSNPEKAIAGGPVFERVGRFTTQLDFEHDVRFNDIVPAGGGVDINQRSIAVFVFSVYNESRRDVEKKVMTISDVHEVSDAYNVESDDTVLVLFKKGEFSQSLTEEYIEIKLEEENKSRIVEESKFQRDYS; encoded by the coding sequence GTGAGTAATAGTCAGGTCGCCAGGCACAGAGATTACGTCGAAAAACTTCTGCATGAAAATGTATTTGGGCACCAGCGAAGGGCAGCAAAAAATACATTTAGTGCACTGGGACCTGACTGTCGGTCGGTAATTATGGCTGCAGAGATGCAGTCTGGTAAGTCTGGCGTTGCGCTTGCTCTCGCTTGTCTTCAGAGAAATAGTTTGTCTGATAGCGATATCGTTGATCAGTCTAAGTTGAGGGACACAATGTATGTCCTGACCATGCCAAACACAGACTTGCTGGCTCAGGCGAAAGAAGACCTGAAGCCCTGCATGAATGCGGTAGTGACCAATTTGGTACATTTTGAAAATGACCTTGAAAAATATTTCATCCGCCACGATCCGAAGCTGATAATTATTGATGAGTGTCATTATGGGTCAGGTGAAAGTGCGGTCCGCTACGAAAAGTTGTTTGAGTATGTGGAGAAGAAGAACAGAGAGTGTTCTATTGTCTTTATATCTGCAACACCACTTAGCGCACTATTAGCTGCGGAAAATGAAGCGGTTCTCCGGAAGGATTTAAATACCAAGCTTGTTTTCCATAAGGCAAGCGATGAATACCTTGGCATTACGAACATGTTAAACCAGGGTCAGGTTATTTCTCTAAACGGAAGAAACCGCAATCTCCTAAATAAGTCTCCCGCTAGGGACAAATTTTTGTCTCATGTTAAGGATTCAAAAAGCGAAGGCTGGGCCTTGATTCGCGTACCTTCAGGAGCTGCGATGGATGCAAAAAAAATGCTCATCAAGGAGGGTTTTGAAGCGGAAAACATTTTCATCTTGGGGTCAAGCCTGAGCGGTGTTCCGGCAAATGAATTGATAGATATTGACCAGTTCAAAATCCATTGTCAGCAGGGAATGCTGTTTGGAAAGAAGGTGATTGCTATTACGGTAGCAGGCGTGCGTGCTGGGATAAATTTCGGCCAAGAAATGAAAGAGAATTTGCTAGCTTCGTGGGACAGTACAGTTTCCAGTGTGGCGGCTATCGTGCAGGCGAATATTGGGCGCGCATGCGGTTACCACGGAAATAGTAATGCGCTTCACTTTACCAACATGTCTGGGGTGAAGGCGTATGCAAGGATCGTTGCTTTCTTAGAGGAAAATTGTACGACGCATGCTACTGATGATATGGAGGGGCTGAGGGATGAGTTTGAGCGCATTTGCGCAGATAACGATATTCGAGGGCTGGATGCTGGAGCACGGATAAATAAGGGGAGGAGCCGAAAGGGCAATAAATCTTTATCTGAATATAAGGCCTACCATACTGATAGTTACTTAGTGGTGCCAGGCCGGTTAACTGAAGATTTTGACTACTCGCAGTATACCGATGACCCGGAATATCTTGAGTCCATAAAAGTAGTGCGAGATACCCTGATAAGTGGCGGGCTTATGGTTAAAAGCTCTAGGTCTCTACCTCCAGGATCAAACAGTATAGCTAACTGGGTAAACGGAGATACTTTTTCAAATCCGGAGAAGGCTATTGCGGGCGGCCCAGTTTTCGAACGAGTTGGTCGATTTACCACGCAATTGGATTTTGAACACGACGTCAGGTTTAACGATATCGTCCCGGCTGGCGGTGGCGTTGATATTAATCAGCGGTCGATCGCGGTATTCGTGTTTAGTGTTTACAATGAATCGCGCCGGGATGTTGAAAAAAAGGTCATGACTATTTCTGACGTTCATGAAGTATCAGATGCCTACAATGTTGAAAGCGATGATACCGTTCTTGTTCTTTTCAAAAAAGGCGAGTTCAGTCAGTCTCTAACCGAGGAGTATATTGAAATTAAGCTTGAAGAGGAAAATAAGAGTAGAATTGTCGAAGAAAGCAAATTTCAGAGAGATTATTCCTAA
- a CDS encoding antitoxin Xre/MbcA/ParS toxin-binding domain-containing protein encodes MKGRPEERGWLGRMLFKLFDHWQINTHQRLSLLGLDPESPIDPNEYLSRGYFASDYDKLERVSILLGIHKSLRLLFPGNRDLVYQWVSQPNKYFDGLTPVEIVERHGMLGMYMVRGYLDQQLSGRDLFFEKQTKASPATRFVPDQDDTEWLSATETDNESHHCAVEKNTEKILQLLDVWTLAVRVFSSEEKAKLWFVTRVPAIGCPPAALLPTNGGREKVIALLKRIEQGDFGG; translated from the coding sequence ATGAAAGGACGACCCGAGGAAAGGGGATGGCTTGGCAGGATGCTGTTCAAGCTCTTCGATCATTGGCAGATAAACACTCACCAGAGACTGAGCCTGCTCGGTCTTGATCCTGAGAGTCCCATTGACCCGAACGAGTACCTCTCCCGGGGATATTTTGCCTCGGACTATGACAAGCTAGAGCGTGTCAGCATCCTGCTGGGCATCCATAAATCTCTGCGCTTACTGTTTCCTGGCAACAGGGATCTTGTGTATCAATGGGTATCACAACCAAATAAGTACTTCGATGGACTGACTCCTGTAGAGATTGTGGAACGCCATGGCATGTTGGGGATGTACATGGTCCGTGGCTACCTTGATCAGCAGCTTTCTGGGAGGGACCTGTTTTTTGAGAAACAGACCAAGGCAAGCCCCGCAACCAGATTTGTTCCTGATCAGGATGACACCGAATGGCTCTCTGCCACCGAGACAGATAACGAATCTCATCATTGTGCGGTTGAGAAAAATACTGAGAAAATTCTCCAGCTGCTTGATGTATGGACTCTCGCAGTAAGGGTCTTTTCGAGCGAGGAAAAAGCCAAGCTTTGGTTTGTAACTCGTGTCCCGGCAATTGGGTGCCCACCAGCAGCCCTGCTTCCCACTAACGGCGGGCGAGAAAAAGTTATTGCCTTATTAAAGCGGATTGAGCAGGGGGATTTTGGTGGATAA
- a CDS encoding integrase domain-containing protein, producing the protein MYIDSKHAHSPNAVLLAIFFSRADFGSRQWAAKPLTILAVMHAEPFPFSDKVSVRRHLMSYGKNRGWGDSPVKAAKAALRKRYQKRDIGARTKESYIAAFKKFSRYMREEHAIYDVGAFEEKHLEAFAASIAQKYQAAYLQKLISAINSLMSTITYGEWRSVSPSGSTRSRRRNVRQETHLYIQPENIIKETRDLLTPRVHGIIGLIVYCGMRLEEAVCFDIPGALKEYRATGHIDIIYGTKGGRGREVARLIPVSAAIYDWLCHCRQFVGPNYSFIPADSTKKRLMKMVENESLPVLKDRYGLTIHGLRHEYAARRYLELTSHYSPVNCRAFGHPLAEKKLDQRAREIITHELGHRRMQVVSIYIGSYRGERNESEN; encoded by the coding sequence TTGTACATCGACAGCAAGCATGCACATTCGCCTAATGCAGTACTCCTGGCGATCTTTTTCTCACGTGCTGATTTCGGCAGCCGCCAATGGGCGGCGAAACCGCTAACCATCCTGGCCGTTATGCACGCTGAGCCCTTCCCCTTTTCAGACAAAGTCAGTGTCAGGAGACATCTCATGAGCTATGGGAAAAATCGTGGTTGGGGCGACTCGCCCGTGAAGGCTGCTAAGGCAGCACTTAGAAAGCGCTATCAAAAGCGTGACATCGGTGCGCGGACAAAAGAGAGTTACATTGCTGCATTCAAGAAATTTAGCCGCTACATGCGTGAAGAGCATGCCATCTATGATGTTGGGGCATTCGAGGAGAAGCACCTAGAAGCCTTCGCAGCATCCATTGCCCAGAAGTACCAAGCCGCATACCTGCAGAAGCTGATTTCCGCGATCAACTCGCTGATGTCAACGATCACCTATGGAGAGTGGAGAAGTGTCTCACCATCAGGGTCTACTCGCAGTCGGCGTCGTAATGTCCGACAGGAAACACACCTATACATACAGCCCGAGAACATCATCAAGGAAACGAGAGACCTTCTAACACCAAGGGTTCACGGGATCATAGGTCTTATCGTGTACTGCGGAATGCGCTTAGAAGAGGCTGTATGTTTCGATATTCCAGGTGCACTCAAAGAATATAGAGCCACCGGGCATATTGACATTATCTATGGCACGAAAGGCGGCCGCGGGCGAGAGGTCGCAAGACTTATCCCAGTCTCAGCTGCTATTTATGACTGGCTTTGTCATTGCCGACAATTTGTTGGCCCAAATTATTCCTTCATACCCGCAGACAGCACCAAAAAGCGACTCATGAAGATGGTCGAAAATGAATCGCTACCCGTTCTCAAAGATAGGTATGGATTAACCATCCATGGCTTGCGGCACGAGTATGCTGCCAGGCGCTATCTAGAGCTGACTAGTCACTATAGCCCCGTCAATTGCCGTGCATTTGGTCACCCTCTAGCCGAAAAAAAGCTTGATCAACGTGCCCGAGAGATTATCACCCATGAGCTCGGACATAGGCGCATGCAAGTCGTATCAATCTATATCGGAAGCTATCGAGGAGAGCGCAATGAGTCAGAGAACTAG
- a CDS encoding helix-turn-helix transcriptional regulator: MNQNDENRLLRRSEVAKLLGIGESTWSRWVAEGKAPRGIRLSLRAVAWRYSDILKFIEERTD, translated from the coding sequence ATGAATCAGAATGATGAAAACCGACTACTGCGTCGGTCTGAAGTAGCTAAACTTCTCGGCATCGGCGAATCAACGTGGTCTCGTTGGGTTGCAGAGGGTAAGGCGCCACGCGGGATTCGTCTCTCGTTACGGGCAGTCGCATGGCGATACTCCGACATATTAAAGTTCATAGAAGAACGAACGGACTAA
- a CDS encoding tyrosine-type recombinase/integrase encodes MLLTDPKLKALKPEHKKYRKSDGQGLLIEVLPSSTKRWLFRYVWQGQRCDIGLGTYPAVSLKKARAVREHYRELLADGIDPRTWREQKEREKFQIQNNRFEQVAEHWYKLREPTWAPSTRKKRRALLDNDLIPRLRSRPITEIETFELAQLLQEIAGRGALESAHNARQVLNQVLRFAVQSGLARHNPAAVLQGVLPPKQVEHHAAIVEPVEFGRLLSAIDNYRGSMVIRTMLQVAPLVFQRPVELAKMRWENINWEESLWIIPWQDKKEGKSNKMDHLAPLSRQAIDLLRTIHPYTGHLPYVFRGQRDHQNHANPESLNRALEKLGYKDRINSQKSHTKRREHSAHGFRASARTLLDEILHERVELIEAQLAHRVRDSLGRAYNRTTFLPERRVLMQRWADYLDHLKSSAS; translated from the coding sequence ATGCTTTTGACAGACCCCAAATTGAAGGCTCTGAAACCAGAGCATAAAAAGTACAGAAAGAGCGATGGTCAAGGCCTGTTGATCGAAGTACTCCCCAGTAGCACCAAACGCTGGCTCTTCCGCTATGTCTGGCAGGGGCAAAGGTGCGACATCGGCCTTGGCACCTACCCCGCCGTCTCCCTCAAAAAGGCCCGTGCAGTTCGCGAGCATTACCGGGAGCTATTGGCAGATGGGATCGATCCCCGCACCTGGCGTGAACAAAAAGAACGGGAGAAATTTCAAATCCAGAATAATCGATTCGAGCAGGTGGCCGAGCACTGGTACAAACTCCGTGAACCAACCTGGGCACCGTCGACACGGAAGAAGCGGCGGGCGCTACTGGACAATGATCTGATTCCGCGTTTGCGATCACGCCCAATTACCGAGATTGAGACATTTGAACTCGCACAGCTCCTACAGGAGATTGCAGGCCGCGGTGCATTGGAGTCAGCGCACAATGCGCGCCAAGTTTTGAATCAGGTACTGAGGTTTGCCGTTCAATCCGGACTCGCCCGCCACAATCCGGCTGCGGTACTTCAGGGCGTGCTGCCACCGAAACAGGTCGAGCATCATGCGGCAATTGTGGAGCCGGTCGAATTCGGGCGCCTGCTTAGCGCGATCGACAATTACCGGGGGTCTATGGTCATCCGTACCATGCTGCAGGTCGCACCGCTGGTTTTTCAGCGTCCGGTCGAGCTGGCCAAAATGCGCTGGGAAAATATCAATTGGGAAGAATCTCTTTGGATTATTCCCTGGCAAGATAAAAAGGAAGGGAAAAGCAATAAAATGGATCACCTAGCTCCCCTGTCACGGCAGGCAATCGATCTACTTAGAACAATTCATCCCTACACTGGTCACCTACCGTACGTGTTTCGCGGTCAACGCGACCACCAAAATCACGCGAATCCAGAGTCGCTAAATCGTGCCTTAGAAAAACTCGGCTACAAAGATCGAATTAATAGCCAAAAAAGCCACACCAAAAGGCGGGAGCATAGCGCACACGGATTTAGGGCAAGTGCACGCACATTGCTTGATGAAATACTTCACGAACGAGTAGAGCTCATCGAAGCGCAACTTGCGCATCGCGTGCGTGATTCGCTCGGTCGAGCTTACAATCGCACAACATTTCTACCCGAACGCCGCGTCTTGATGCAACGCTGGGCTGACTACCTAGATCACCTCAAAAGCTCAGCAAGCTGA
- a CDS encoding oxidative damage protection protein: MSRTVFCRKYQQELEGLPNPPFPGPKGQDIYDNVSAKAWQEWMAHQTMLINEKRLNMMEPSSRAYLAEQMSKFFSGEDYDDAEGFVPEQDGDK, from the coding sequence ATGTCCCGCACCGTCTTCTGCCGCAAATACCAGCAAGAACTGGAAGGCCTCCCCAACCCGCCCTTCCCGGGGCCCAAGGGTCAGGACATTTACGACAACGTCTCCGCCAAGGCCTGGCAGGAGTGGATGGCCCACCAGACCATGCTGATCAACGAAAAGCGCCTGAATATGATGGAACCCTCCTCCCGCGCCTACCTGGCCGAGCAGATGAGCAAGTTCTTCAGCGGCGAAGACTACGATGACGCCGAAGGCTTTGTGCCGGAGCAAGACGGCGACAAGTAA
- the mutY gene encoding A/G-specific adenine glycosylase — translation MPTNSTIKPKTPARFQKTLFDWFDQHGRHDLPWQQDINPYRVWVSEIMLQQTQVTAVIPYFQRFMESFPTVEALAAASQDRVLAHWSGLGYYARARNLHKCAQTVVDAHGGEFPQSVEGLSALPGIGRSTAGAIASISMGLQAAILDGNVKRVLARIHAIDGWPGQTAVANRMWEIAERYTPGERTGDYTQAMMDLGATLCTRSKPACERCPFANHCIARAQGNPTDYPGKKPKKEKPVRQATLLLLEHDGELYLEQRPATGIWGGLWIPPQLEGDDGGEASAQEWLAARDLDPGEIQALPALRHTFSHFHLDIHPVWITLPRKPAQVAEGPSGWYKLRQLDRPRSAQDLGLPAPIARLVKQLVALKEPLLAPC, via the coding sequence ATGCCCACCAATTCCACCATCAAGCCCAAGACGCCTGCGCGCTTCCAGAAAACCCTGTTTGACTGGTTCGATCAGCACGGCCGTCACGATCTGCCGTGGCAGCAGGACATCAACCCCTACCGGGTGTGGGTGTCGGAAATCATGCTGCAACAGACCCAGGTCACCGCCGTCATTCCCTACTTCCAACGCTTCATGGAATCTTTTCCTACGGTAGAGGCGCTAGCCGCTGCCAGCCAGGATCGGGTACTCGCCCACTGGAGCGGCCTCGGCTACTACGCGCGCGCGCGCAACCTGCATAAATGCGCGCAGACGGTGGTCGATGCGCACGGCGGCGAATTTCCGCAAAGTGTCGAGGGCCTGTCTGCGCTGCCCGGCATCGGCCGCTCCACCGCCGGCGCCATTGCCAGTATCAGCATGGGCCTGCAAGCGGCGATCCTGGACGGCAACGTCAAACGGGTGCTGGCCCGGATTCACGCGATCGACGGCTGGCCCGGACAGACCGCCGTGGCAAATCGAATGTGGGAGATAGCCGAGCGCTACACTCCCGGAGAACGCACTGGGGACTACACTCAGGCCATGATGGACCTGGGTGCCACCCTGTGCACCCGCAGCAAGCCCGCCTGTGAGCGCTGCCCGTTCGCTAACCACTGCATCGCCCGCGCCCAGGGCAACCCCACCGACTACCCCGGCAAAAAACCGAAAAAGGAAAAGCCGGTACGCCAGGCCACCCTGTTACTGCTCGAGCACGACGGCGAACTGTACCTGGAGCAGCGCCCTGCCACCGGCATCTGGGGCGGCCTGTGGATACCGCCACAGCTGGAAGGGGACGACGGCGGTGAGGCCAGTGCCCAGGAGTGGCTGGCAGCCCGGGATCTCGATCCCGGCGAGATTCAGGCCCTGCCAGCCCTGCGCCACACCTTCAGCCACTTCCACCTGGATATACACCCGGTGTGGATAACTCTGCCACGCAAGCCCGCACAGGTGGCAGAAGGACCCAGTGGCTGGTATAAACTGCGCCAGCTCGACCGACCCAGGTCCGCTCAGGACCTCGGATTGCCGGCGCCCATCGCCAGGCTGGTGAAACAGCTGGTCGCGCTCAAGGAACCACTACTGGCTCCCTGCTGA
- a CDS encoding AsmA family protein: MAWIKRGLITLVILFALFAGVVAWFLSGVDANQYKPKIVQLAAEQGIALTLDGDIGWQIWPNVALKLEGVKLAPLALPSESLLEADKVAVGVALMPLLDKRIEAKEIVLLGPQVALTVDKNGKGNWELITDAMEAKAELDEKQQRETPPPLDIPKEEKQTSGGLELALEKLRLEDGVLRYTDRQAGTEYAINKLRITADNLVPGGKPGDVRLSAELAGSDLPEPVSLDIRSTLAIDDGLHGLRLQPANIKLTSAEGAKAEINLRGNVRHAKADAPWQIQLNLNVEVEPITSWLAAVGSEYKPQSSSALKTLHIESDISGTDKQMSLEPLQLTLDGNRFDGSASYQASTSAKAVPSVSLTLNGGELNVDDYLPPPVAAPQQDELSADVAAAQPVELPLESMRGFNAKLDLTLKKLHALDFEIDKPELAVNVNNGLYQLNKLAAGLYGGTLNSTGVFNARGDSARGELSGGLSGVEISKVQEALFASDEPEAADQKKVTLSGKTDLTWVGQTRGADTLALQKNLRAAVQLNAAELALSPFNLEKGMCQLVSYAEKTAMPEREWPQQTRLQDLRAGINLNGDVAKVEGINAGIENIALTGDGTVNLEQQDFDFALGLALVGEKTSGNGCSVQNERWRNRALPLRCKAKFSEAGATTCKPDSRRLDDLIREELKYKAEKKYGDKVEKKTEELKDKLKDKFKGLFNRDD, translated from the coding sequence ATGGCCTGGATCAAACGCGGACTTATCACCCTCGTTATTCTTTTTGCTCTCTTCGCCGGTGTTGTCGCCTGGTTCCTTTCCGGTGTCGACGCCAATCAGTACAAACCCAAGATCGTGCAGCTGGCTGCCGAGCAGGGTATTGCCCTTACCCTCGACGGCGATATCGGCTGGCAGATCTGGCCCAATGTCGCGCTCAAACTCGAAGGCGTGAAACTGGCGCCGCTGGCCCTGCCGAGTGAATCTCTGCTTGAAGCGGACAAGGTGGCCGTCGGCGTGGCGCTGATGCCGCTTCTCGACAAGCGCATCGAAGCCAAAGAGATCGTACTGCTCGGCCCGCAGGTAGCTCTGACCGTGGACAAGAACGGTAAGGGCAACTGGGAGCTGATCACCGACGCCATGGAAGCGAAAGCCGAGCTGGATGAAAAGCAGCAACGCGAAACCCCGCCACCCCTGGATATTCCCAAAGAGGAAAAGCAGACCTCTGGCGGTTTGGAGCTGGCGCTGGAAAAACTGCGCCTTGAAGACGGCGTGCTGCGCTACACCGACAGGCAAGCCGGCACGGAATACGCGATCAACAAGTTGCGTATTACCGCAGACAATCTGGTGCCCGGCGGCAAACCCGGTGACGTACGCCTGAGCGCCGAACTGGCGGGCAGCGACCTCCCCGAGCCGGTCAGTCTGGATATTCGCAGCACCCTGGCCATCGACGACGGTCTGCACGGCCTGCGCCTGCAACCTGCCAACATCAAACTCACCAGTGCCGAAGGCGCGAAGGCCGAGATCAATCTGCGCGGTAACGTGCGCCACGCCAAGGCAGATGCGCCCTGGCAGATCCAGCTCAACCTGAATGTGGAGGTGGAGCCGATTACCAGCTGGCTCGCGGCGGTGGGCAGCGAGTACAAACCCCAGAGCAGCAGCGCCTTGAAAACACTGCATATCGAGTCCGATATAAGCGGCACCGACAAGCAGATGTCTCTGGAACCACTGCAACTGACACTGGACGGTAACCGCTTTGATGGCAGCGCCAGCTACCAGGCCAGCACCTCTGCAAAGGCGGTACCCAGCGTATCGCTCACCCTGAATGGTGGTGAACTAAATGTCGATGACTACCTGCCACCGCCAGTCGCGGCACCACAACAGGACGAGCTGAGTGCGGATGTGGCGGCGGCACAGCCGGTGGAACTGCCGCTGGAATCCATGCGCGGCTTCAACGCCAAACTGGATCTGACCCTGAAAAAACTACACGCCCTGGATTTCGAAATCGACAAACCGGAGCTGGCAGTCAACGTAAACAACGGCCTTTACCAGCTGAACAAACTGGCCGCCGGCCTTTACGGCGGCACCCTGAACAGCACTGGTGTTTTCAATGCCCGCGGGGATTCCGCACGCGGAGAACTGAGCGGCGGCCTCAGCGGGGTCGAGATCTCCAAGGTACAGGAAGCGCTGTTTGCCAGCGACGAACCGGAAGCCGCCGACCAGAAAAAGGTAACCCTGTCCGGCAAAACCGACCTCACCTGGGTAGGCCAGACCCGCGGTGCCGATACCCTCGCCCTGCAGAAAAACCTGCGCGCCGCAGTACAGCTCAACGCCGCGGAACTGGCGCTGTCTCCCTTCAATCTGGAAAAAGGCATGTGTCAGCTGGTCAGCTACGCGGAGAAGACCGCGATGCCCGAGCGGGAATGGCCCCAGCAAACACGCCTGCAGGACCTGCGCGCCGGCATCAACCTGAATGGTGACGTGGCCAAGGTGGAAGGAATCAATGCCGGCATCGAGAACATCGCCCTGACCGGTGATGGCACCGTCAACCTCGAACAGCAGGACTTCGACTTTGCCCTTGGCCTGGCGCTGGTCGGCGAGAAGACCTCTGGCAACGGCTGCTCCGTGCAGAACGAGCGCTGGCGCAATCGCGCCCTGCCACTGCGCTGCAAAGCCAAGTTCAGCGAGGCCGGCGCCACCACCTGCAAGCCCGACAGTCGTCGCCTGGATGATCTGATCCGCGAGGAGCTGAAGTACAAAGCCGAGAAGAAGTACGGTGACAAGGTGGAAAAGAAGACCGAAGAACTGAAGGACAAGCTGAAGGACAAATTCAAAGGCCTGTTCAACCGGGACGACTGA
- a CDS encoding lipase family protein, whose translation MAHLTPELSANIANDIYLIKNKNTRKLFFDLYSDQFNFDTDSDLSGKTGAFILLKKEQSLGLAATGIKQRKGEALIALKGTSNGYDALTDLNAGLKQFKTGGLVHQGFYYAFQTFLPDLDRFVSNIPENIHTIHCVGHSLGGALATLTADYLKAKSGRAVNLYTFGSPRVGLNFFSDGARRRLGSENIFRVYHRTDPVPMVPTWPFMHVPDSGPGDLLLDSSAALNPAEYHKMANYIASLSGTEEKHNWTLVRKKRPPTPIQRSIQSWLESDGPLSLTLSTAWVAAEAVMWVLKKVVELAGIALVLGGSTTFTLMDQLAIFLKKAHDFGKKVSHWVTRLLIRLGRLIGIVVTDGSNITIALIRTIFIRMHNAVSELVLRAGRHMDH comes from the coding sequence GTGGCACACCTTACTCCAGAGCTCAGCGCCAATATCGCCAATGATATTTACCTGATCAAAAACAAAAATACTCGCAAGCTGTTTTTTGATCTCTATTCCGACCAGTTCAACTTCGATACGGACAGCGACCTGAGCGGCAAGACCGGCGCTTTTATTCTGCTGAAGAAAGAGCAGTCACTGGGACTCGCAGCCACCGGGATCAAGCAGCGCAAAGGGGAGGCCCTGATTGCTCTGAAAGGCACCTCCAACGGCTACGATGCGCTCACCGATCTGAACGCAGGCCTGAAACAGTTCAAAACCGGAGGACTGGTCCACCAGGGGTTTTATTACGCGTTTCAGACATTCCTTCCAGATCTGGATCGCTTCGTCAGCAATATTCCCGAGAATATCCACACCATTCACTGTGTGGGCCATAGCCTCGGTGGCGCTCTCGCCACGCTGACCGCGGATTACCTGAAAGCGAAAAGCGGTCGGGCCGTAAATCTGTACACCTTTGGCAGCCCCCGCGTGGGCCTGAATTTCTTCTCTGACGGCGCCCGTCGACGCCTGGGAAGTGAAAACATCTTCCGCGTGTATCACCGCACCGATCCGGTCCCCATGGTGCCGACCTGGCCATTTATGCATGTCCCCGATAGCGGCCCCGGGGACCTGCTGCTCGACTCCAGTGCGGCACTCAACCCGGCTGAATACCATAAAATGGCCAATTACATCGCTTCCCTGTCAGGCACCGAGGAGAAGCACAACTGGACGCTGGTGAGAAAGAAGCGGCCGCCGACCCCCATTCAGCGGAGTATTCAGAGCTGGCTCGAATCAGACGGCCCGCTTTCGCTCACCCTCAGTACCGCCTGGGTAGCCGCAGAAGCGGTGATGTGGGTGCTGAAAAAAGTGGTCGAGCTGGCAGGGATCGCGCTGGTACTCGGAGGGTCCACGACATTTACCTTGATGGACCAGCTGGCGATTTTCCTCAAGAAAGCCCACGATTTTGGCAAGAAGGTTTCCCATTGGGTCACGCGACTGCTGATCCGGCTCGGCAGACTGATCGGCATCGTGGTGACCGACGGCAGCAACATCACCATCGCACTGATCCGGACAATTTTTATCCGCATGCACAACGCCGTGTCTGAACTGGTGCTGCGTGCCGGGCGCCACATGGATCACTGA